The genomic segment TTTGAAAATATAGGATTCTAATGACAGTTTTGCTGTCGTGGAAAGTAGAAGAAATTCAATCTCTTTTTCCTATGTGTATCTGTCTGGGAAGGCTGTTGAATCCAAAGGAGGAACCCACAGGGGTAGGAACAGTGCTTCTTATTAATCATTTTCTGTTTCTTACATTAAGAATTTCTTATAGATCAATTACTTATTCTATTAAcatttataatacttttttgttttgattttcaaagGAAGAAAGGTATCATGTTCGTCGGATATCCACGTTTGAAGGTCCCACTGGAATAGATTGGGATGGAATTAATCATGTCCGAATAAATTTTATGCTTCCTCATATCGAAAAGTTAGCTGCGGAAACTAATTGTGacaaatattttctcttcattctcaCTTCTGGTATACATATCATTTCTTATATCATCAGCTTGCATATGATGGTAGCTCCATTTTTCACTAAACTCCcttttataactatttatttttcagtGGAAAACCCAATTTCATTGTCTACAGTCAATGCAAGAACGTTGACTTCGGAGGTGGCTTCTAATGAATGTGAGATACATGCTTCAGTTGTTAACTTCTGCTTTTCCAAAATAAATCTCATCTTTTAAAACCCTGAATACGTTACGGATGATTTTGTTATTGAAAAGGGTAATTTTTTAactctaatttatatatatgtgttgaTATAATTTTCTTCTATCTTAACAGCATCTGGTGGAGAGAAATGCGTTTATGGAAAAGTATCTCTGAAATTTCTTTATGAGATTTTGAATATATCTCCAGATTCTCCTTTGCAATATCGAACTGAGATTCAATTTAGCACCCAACTTCGTTCTTGTAATTTGAAGGTATTACAtgttattgcatttgcattgcttgatgatgctcgATGTTGGTTTggttctttctttttttgttgtaGTTAAATATATGCTATTCATGAAAACTGGTTTTGTCCAggcttttcttttatctcttctttAGTGTTCACAATTGTGATAGATGTAGTACTCAAACCTTTTTTCATGTTGTAGTATTGGTTGAAACATTATAGTCGAACAACAAGCAGCACCATCTCCATTAGAGATTCCAATGATTCAGAGGTAGAGGTTTGTTGTAGTAAAATTTGGTGCAGATAAACATCACAAAAGAACTGAATTTCTATAATGGAGAAGTTGAATTGATTGTTGTTGTTATGATTTGAAAAGGGTATATCAAAGAAACTTGAAATCTCAACTAGTTTTGAAGAATTTGGAGCAGCTATGGAAGCAGCTTCTGGCAGGACACAGGAAAGGAAAGAAGagtcatcttcatcttctttattGCCTCATTTCACTTGGTAAATTTCATTATACAAAATGTCtataaaagtattaattttttttttataatatcaaattcttatttatttattttggtggtAGTGACTGAACTTTCAgtaattttctaataaataaatatggtaTACATTTTAACATGAAATTGCTTACATGCTTCAGGTCACCAGGAATTGTCTCATTTTATTACAGGTACGAATTTTAGCTTTTTTGTCTCTGACAGGATATTTGTTggttttttttagaataaaaacagTAGCAAGCTTGAACATAAAATACTTctgtattattaatttaaaataatgaaaaactggtgtaatatattaaacttaaaaagtAGTTACCCACTaacatttttatcttaattttaatccACTACTCTAacccataattaaaaaattaactaaatcctaaaaataaagaacaaactttgattcaattaaaattaaaaataaaatattcctaAAGCATTTTCTTAACACTCCTCTTTGCTTTAGGAATTGCAAAAGTCCATGAAGTGTCAATCTGGCTTTAGTAAAAAATCTTTGAATCCTGAACTATGAATTCCAGCATAACCCTTCTTGATAGCTTCACCATTGATTTTATTAGCACCTTCAAGCTCCTTCTCTTCTTCGTCTTCATAATCAAGAAGGTCCTCCTCGTATGTCACGTTCCAATAAGATACTAAATTGTTTCCTAGTTCATTCATGGTCATCCATGATACAATCATGACCCATGGTCACCTATTATTATATGAACTTGCTGAGGAGCATTATAGCTAGATGGGTAGCAAATACATCACTTTGTAGGGCATTTCCTCAGTCCTATTGACCTTCCTGATGAAAGAAATTGTTTTGCCTCCATGGCAAACCATAACCACATTGAGAAGGATCAAAACCAATGTTGCAGCCATTGCTGCAAAATAAGAGAAACTTTTAGCACCCAACATATGATGAGGATGTCTTTTGTGCCAGATTTCTGTCACATTTTCCTTGAGTGAGAATACAATTTGCTCCTCCTCCAATGGTTTTAGAGCAAAGTTTTTCCCTTTCATTTTCACCTTGAACATATCTTGACCAGCTGCATCTTTAATCAAGCAATTTTTGTcttcaaaaataactttaaatccTCTTTCAATCAATTGACCAACACATAACAAATTTTGGTCAATTTCTGGAACGAAAAGAATGTCGCGGAAATAAATTTTGTGCCTGCACAGCTTGTAATTGCAACTGTCCCCTTTCCTTTGACTGAGATATAATCACCATTACCTATTCTGACTTTGGTGACATCAGTTGGTTTCATATCTCTAAAGAGTGCCTTGTCAAAGGTCATGTGGTTAGTACAACCACTATCAATTAACCAAGATTCACTTGAAGCATTGGTTGAAAAACAGGTTGCAACAAAAAGTTggtcttcctcctcttcatttACAATTTGAGCATCTTTTTCCTGCTGCTGATTTTGGTTCTTGCATATGACATCTTCATGCCCCAATTGATTGCACTTTATGCATTTAGCATCTGGTCTCCTCCAACATCTGAATGGAGGGTGACCCATTTTGCCAGTGTTGACAATGAgggtaatttttcttttcacccTTTCCTTTGTTGTAATTATTTGCACTGCTTTGATTGCTGGCTGGATGATTCTTCTTGTAGTTTTTTGCTTGTTGGCTCACGGCTAGAAGAGCACCTTCAATGGCATAATCTTCCCTCATCAATTTTCGTTGCTCTTGGGCCTAGAAGGCATGTATCACTTCAACAAGAGTGATTTTAGATGTATCACTTCAACAAAAGTGATTTTAGAGGCATGTATCACTTCAACAAGAGTGATTTTAGAAATATCCTTTGTATTTTCCTAAGAAGCAATAGATGCTTCATACCTTTCTGGTACTGTCACCAAAATTTTCTCAACAATTCTAGAATCTTCAAAATTATTTCCcaataattttttcttgttgGCAATACCCAACAATTTGTCTGAATACTCCTTGATTGTGTCAGACTCTTTCATCCTTTGAAGTTCAAATTCTCTCATCAAGTTAAACACTTGCATGCTTCGAATTTTTTCATCTCCAGTATATTCTCTCTTCAGATAATCCCAAATTGCTTTTGCTGATTTGAGAGTCATGATCCTGGAAAAAATGGTTGCAGAGATGCCAGCATAAAGACATGactttgcttttgtttttcgGGTTTTCTTCTCCTTATGATTTTTTATCTGGGCCACAGTGGGATTGTCAGGTAGTAGAAggatttcataattttcttctatGACTTCCCAAAGATCTAAAGCTTCTAGGTAAGCCTCCATTTTAACAGCCCAAAGATCATAGTTTTCCCCATTGAAAATTGGAAGAGTTGCTTGGGAGAAGCTTGTTTTAGAATCCATTCTAAGGTCCCGTAAGAAAAAAAGCTCTAGATACCAATTATtggtttttttataataaaaacagtAGCACGCTTGAAGCTAAAATACTTCTGtattattaattcaaaataatgagAAACTGGTgcaatatataaaacttaaaaagtaaCTACCCAGTaacattttattctaattttaatccACTACTCTAacccataattaaaaaattaactaaatccTAAAAATAAGGAACAAACTTtgacttaattaaaattaaaaataaaatattcctaAAGTATTTTCTTAACAATGTTAACTCAATTTTTCCATGGGGaggttttttattcttttttttaatattgttatcaAATCTTATTAGACATTACTATATATCAATCACATTTCAAATTAAGAAGTCTTAAGAAGGTACACACCAAAGGGATTATAGAAAGCTTAATACATCAAAGCAAAATTACACTtttaataatactttatttttctgGCAATCTCTAtgttaagaataataatatataacacaTCCCGAATTcccaaaaaaataattatgtattttcGTATGCTGTTTGTGAAGAAAGATCCCATTGTTGTGTGTTCCACAATTCCTCAGTTAACACCACCTACATTAACCTTAACTTATCCAAAGAAATTGAAAAGAGTacattttttctaatattattatcaaaaaattaatcatgtttaatcatgtttattacaattgtatgtttttattttgttttcttgatcAGATTTGCACAGTTTACAACTTATTATTACACGTATCTAATTTATTACAGAAGATGATTTACATATACCGCCTTTATCTTTTTGTAATGATTATCATGGAATCAATCAAACTTCAAgataactttaaaaatttaacattaatctaataaaaataacttagatcattttaaaatatttaattgaattttttataaaaattaaaagaccaaaataatatttcagttttttattcttttttcacTAATAGGAGGAAGAGTAATTATTCTGCTatgtttgttttaataatttttttttttaaacatcagGTATTACCATAACATGTTGCACAAGCTCGAAGGTaagtttaatattattcttaCTCTTTTCCTTGCTTATTTAGTAAGGCCAGATTAGTCAAAAAAACAGTTAAACTATGTTAGAATATTCTTAAcggattaaaaaaaaattaatgattatattcaactatatataaattatgatattaCGATCTGTTGATTTGATTAGAAtaattaataactaattattaaattacattacagcaattagttttatattaattaacttaaaagtTTTGATGGCAGTTACTGAGAATTTCACCTGCGCAATCTGTTTGGTACAGTGTATAAACTATAAGGTTAAGACTTTTGACTCAAAACCCTAAATTTATCAATTGataatattaatatgttattaatttttctgCTGAATTATTGTTTCAGAGTTTAAAATTCCACTTAAGGTCGTCGCACCAGATATTTAGGTTTGGATTTTCGGTAAGTAATTCTGAAAACTCTGACTAGCTTTACGATGACGAAATTACAGTAAGCCTGAATAATTCTGCAGGAATCAGAAGAATTTCCATCTATATCTATATCTGTGAAGAACGAAAACTGGTTGCGAGAGGTTCGaacattttctctttaatttttataattctgTATCATTGTTGGCACACATCTATACTTTATATGAAGTTTTCTGAGAATTTAGGGTTTGGTCCTCAAATTGATTCTTTAATTTCCCTGCAAATTGATGCAGTTCATTGATCCAAAAGTTGATACTTTTATGTACTGGTAAGCTATTTTAATTTCACACTGCAAATATGAAATTTCTAACCCCTCATATAGATCCGTGGTATGAAGTAAAATTTTAACTAACAGTATGTTTATGAAGTGTCAAAAAACCAAAGAGCAGAAAGATGAAAACTTCATCTCATGGAAGAAATGATACAGATCCGCTAGTGTTAGATGTGGAACTACGTATTGGTATTGCGAATGCTCGGCTACAGGAGAACATGGGTACGTCGATGTGGGACTTACAACTATTTGTATCAGTTACTTTACTTGGTGATGCAATTTATGTTCTACTAGTTGTGGAACACTCATTAATATTGCATCACATACTCAAATGCAATTGTTTTATATGCTACTTCGGATATTTCCCTAccaatatttgtttatttgtttctgACGATGGATCAAATGCAGTGCAACAAAACCAGCCCGACAAGGTTTCAAATAATGTAATGTTACCCATGGGACCATCAAATTCTGATCAGAAAGACCAGACACTTACAACTTTAGAAGTTGAGCAGGAACAGGTTTCAAATGCAGTATCAGATCCGTCTCAATGTTGTGTCTCATCAGTGTCTGATCATGATGAGACACTTGGAGTGCAGGAAGTTGATCATGATGAGACACTTGGAGTGCAGGAAGTTGATCATGATGAGACACGTGGAGTGCAGGAAGTTGATCATGAAGAGATTTCAAATGCAATTGTGGTGTATACTGGTAAAGATTGTGTCCTGGCAATGTCTGACCATGATAGTGGGGCACTTGCTGTGGTAGAAGACGATGTTTCAAATGCAACTAATTGGCGTATTATTTGGCGTGTCT from the Vigna angularis cultivar LongXiaoDou No.4 chromosome 3, ASM1680809v1, whole genome shotgun sequence genome contains:
- the LOC108320963 gene encoding uncharacterized protein LOC108320963, whose translation is MDSKTSFSQATLPIFNGENYDLWAVKMEAYLEALDLWEVIEENYEILLLPDNPTVAQIKNHKEKKTRKTKAKSCLYAGISATIFSRIMTLKSAKAIWDYLKREYTGDEKIRSMQVFNLMREFELQRMKESDTIKEYSDKLLGIANKKKLLGNNFEDSRIVEKILVTVPERYEASIAS